A genomic stretch from Puntigrus tetrazona isolate hp1 chromosome 6, ASM1883169v1, whole genome shotgun sequence includes:
- the LOC122346420 gene encoding immunoglobulin-like and fibronectin type III domain-containing protein 1 isoform X1, whose amino-acid sequence MKFTKSKEEEPTAPGQVAIRKRSKVPGVMITQFVKEIPAGKSHPDFTRKPIALTIQEGKLAVFKAIVTGDPTPTVTWARNNGDVSDPERYVALYDQVAGEHQLQMPNVGVDQADTYKCYSNNEYGRAIVTVTLNVIEVGFKKSKAMQEARLEQREKAAVDLKKTLRTRAEQKEEKKDGEVDEKFWELLLSADKKDYEHICTEYGVTDFRWMLKKLNEKKKEIEEQQSQYIEHLSNLRHIEIKTPGCAEFEFEMDLKDPSARIFLFKDGVMVPFNSDTDEKHCLRQVGRKFIFSVRGLSAEDAGLYQVDIEGVNVFSTDFKIPAVDFLVKIQEVKAVERQDAVFECVLSAPLPKMSWIGKNVALEQGEKYDISVSEDMLIHRLVVKDCMQVDKGIYAAVAGMKSCNAWLIVEADPDPNQRGKKGARKTTQAGGGGEDLIKIAAEQQEKLQKEREERMEQLKQIQAEQAAAKEAEKKAEEEKPATATPEPTKPKAKPKPKAKPKPEGAAEEPEVEEEHPEEEAAPQPPDEEAPSEEPRKRVRTGPLVPDTIIDPGVHFTSGLSDVHAIIGQSAEMVCKLSSEKCDGIWYKDGKEITATDDLKIVKDGAVHKLIVSNCTEDDSGKYRFEADGRKTEAMLVVEDPPRMNQDDLAKFSEPVIIKVGQNATFKMDFVGREPMKIQWYNEGEEMLEDNHIRIEKSDSHSRLLLVKCQRKDSGEIKLKLKNEFGTIEAFSRLIVLDKPTNPMGPVEVLEASSSCVEFKWKSPKDDGGSPIKNYYIERNQIGRNTWTKIGNIPGEPHYKDTDVDHGRKYCYRIRAVTEEGTSDVFETNDIQAGTKAFPGPPSTPKVVSAFKNCITLAWTPPTNTGGTNIVGYNMEKRKRGSNLWGQVNPPDEPIKGKQYDVKDVVEGMEYEFRVSAINFSGAGEPSTPSDFVIARDPKKPPGKVIDLKVTDSTYTSLSLSWTKPKEEEGVQDEAKGYFVELRPAENTEWGRCNSNPLISTSYTILGLKSMAMYWVRVVATNEGGDGEPRDLDNYIIAMPPPVRPNFTNRKMKSFMVMRAENSVRVNINYEASPMPTIIWLKDGMPVSKRVTVSNTDGMSQLLIPSAERSDSGIYTIIVKNIVGQETFSVEIRVTDDPKPPGPVELEENVPGTLTISWEPSPDEKRDNHLHYMVMKRDSVKRTWHTVADRLFNNNFTAVNIMPGREYNFRVCAKNDIGLSEPSESLTWGVVRKKEKFSLNLAPSKPCNFDSAPIFTVPLKMHTTPEKYECYMSCAVRGDPIPHVTWYRNNISLNTDTNYYITNTCGVCSMLILRVGAKDNGEYKVVAENSLGRAECSTQLTILE is encoded by the exons ATGAAATTTACAAAAAGCAAGGAAGAGGAGCCCACTGCTCCTGGGCAAG TGGCCATTAGGAAGCGATCTAAAGTCCCAGGAGTAATGATAACACAGTTTGTGAAGGAAATCCCAGCAGGAAAAAGTCATCCCGACTTCACCCGCAAACCCATTGCCTTAACTATTCAGGAAG GAAAGCTTGCCGTTTTCAAAGCTATCGTCACGGGAGATCCAACACCAACTGTGACATGGGCTCGAAACAATGGAGATGTATCTGATCCTGAAAGATATGTTGCTTTGTATGATCAAGTCGCAGGAGAACATCAATTACAG ATGCCCAATGTTGGAGTTGATCAAGCAGACACATATAAATGTTACTCAAATAATGAATATGGACGCGCTATAGTCACAGTCACGCTCAACGTAATTGAAG ttgggTTCAAGAAGAGCAAAGCAATGCAGGAAGCACGATTAG agcaACGAGAGAAAGCAGCAGTCGATTTAAAAAAGACCCTGAGGACCCG AGCCGAAcaaaaggaggagaagaaagatggagaagtTGATGAGAAATTCTGGGAACTGTTGCTGAGCGCTGATAAGAAAGATTACGAGCACATCTGCACTGAATACGGGGTGACTGACTTCCGCTGGATGTTGAAGAAACTGAAcgagaagaaaaaggaaatagAGGAGCAGCAGTCGCag TACATTGAACACCTGAGCAACCTGAGACATATTGAAATCAAGACGCCTGGATGtgctgaatttgaatttgagatGGATCTCAAAGATCCCAGTGCCAGAATTTTCCTCTTTAAG GATGGTGTGATGGTTCCATTTAACTCTGATACAGATGAGAAGCATTGTCTGCGTCAAGTCGGCAGGAAATTCATATTTAGTGTACGTGGTTTGAGTGCAGAAGATGCTGGATTGTATCAAGTCGATATTGAGGGGGTCAATGTCTTCTCCACTGACTTTAAAA TTCCAGCAGTAGATTTCTTGGTAAAGATTCAGGAAGTGAAGGCTGTGGAAAGACAGGATGCTGTGTTTGAGTGTGTCTTATCTGCTCCACTACCTAAGATGTCTTGGATAGGCAAGAACGTTGCCCTGGAACAGGGTGAAAAGTATGACATCTCTGTCTCTGAAGACATGCTAATCCATAGACTGGTGGTGAAGGACTGTATGCAAGTGGACAAAGGCATCTATGCAGCTGTGGCTGGAATGAAGTCTTGTAATGCCTGGCTGATAGTGGAGG CTGACCCAGATCCGAACCAAAGGGGCAAGAAGGGAGCACGCAAAACCACTCAAGCAGGAGGTGGAGGCGAAGACCTGATCAAGATTGCGGCAGAGCAGCAGGAGAAGCTGCAGAAGGAGCGCGAGGAGAGGATGGAGCAGCTGAAACAGATTCAGGCTGAACAGGCTGCTGCCAAAGAAGCGGAGAAAAAAGCGGAAGAAGAGAAACCAGCAACTGCTACACCAGAACCGACAAAACCAAAGGCAAAACCTAAACCCAAAGCCAAGCCTAAACCAGAAGGTGCAGCAGAAGAGCCAGAGGTGGAGGAGGAACATCCAGAAGAAGAAGCTGCTCCACAACCACCAGATGAAGAGGCACCAAGTGAGGAGCCAAGGAAGAGAGTGAGAACTGGGCCCTTGGTCCCAGACACCATTATTG ATCCAGGAGTTCACTTCACCAGCGGACTGTCAGATGTTCATGCCATAATTGGTCAGTCAGCTGAAATGGTGTGCAAACTCAGCAGTGAAAAGTGTGATGGCATTTGGTATAAGGATGGAAAAGAG ATAACAGCCACAGATGATCTAAAGATTGTCAAAGATGGAGCAGTCCATAAACTAATTGTATCAAACTGCACAGAGGACGACAGTGGAAAGTATCGCTTTGAGGCAGATGGACGTAAAACTGAGGCTATGTTGGTCGTGGAAG ATCCACCAAGGATGAATCAAGATGACTTGGCTAAATTCTCAGAGCCTGTGATAATCAAGGTTGGCCAAAATGCAACTTTCAAAATGGACTTTGTAGGTCGTGAGCCAATGAAAATACAGTGGTACAATGAGGGTGAGGAGATGCTTGAGGATAATCACATCAGGATTGAGAAGTCGGATAGTCACAGTCGCCTTCTACTTGTGAAATGTCAACGCAAAGACAGTGGAGAAATAAAGCTGAAGCTCAAAAATGAGTTTGGAACCATCGAGGCCTTTTCAAGGCTTATCGTTCTAG ATAAACCCACCAACCCAATGGGACCCGTTGAAGTATTAGAAGCCTCATCATCTTGTGTGGAGTTCAAGTGGAAATCCCCAAAGGACGATGGCGGTTCTCCTATAAAAAACTACTATATTGAGCGCAACCAGATTGGACGTAACACCTGGACAAAAATCGGAAATATCCCTGGAGAGCCCCATTACAAGGATACTGACGTGGACCATGGAAGGAAGTACTGCTATCGCATAAGGGCTGTGACTGAAGAGGGCACCAGCGATGTTTTTGAGACAAATGACATCCAGGCTGGCACTAAAG CATTTCCTGGACCACCATCTACACCTAAAGTGGTCAGTGCCTTTAAGAACTGCATCACTTTGGCATGGACACCTCCCACCAACACTGGTGGAACCAACATTGTTGGCTACAATATGGAGAAACGCAAACGGGGCAGCAACTTATGGGGTCAAGTGAACCCCCCTGATGAGCCAATCAAAg GCAAACAGTATGATGTGAAAGATGTTGTTGAAGGAATGGAATATGAATTTCGTGTGTCAGCCATCAACTTCTCTGGTGCTGGAGAACCAAGCACACCCTCTGATTTTGTGATAGCCAGAGATCCAAAAA AACCCCCTGGTAAAGTCATTGACCTGAAAGTCACAGACTCCACCTATACCTCTTTGTCTTTGAGTTGGACTAAACCGAAGGAAGAGGAAGGTGTCCAGGATGAAGCTAAAGGTTATTTTGTGGAATTAAGGCCAGCTGAGAACACAGAATGGGGTCGCTGCAACTCAAACCCACTTATTTCAACTTCCTATACAATTCTTGGCCTCAAGTCTATGGCTATGTACTGGGTCCGAGTGGTTGCAACCAATGAAGGAGGTGATGGGGAACCCCGAGATCTGGACAACTACATCATTGCCATGCCTCCACCTG TGAGGCCAAATTTCACCAATCGCAAAATGAAGAGCTTTATGGTCATGAGAGCTGAAAATTCAGTGCGGGTCAACATAAACTATGAG GCATCCCCAATGCCAACTATAATCTGGCTGAAAGATGGAATGCCTGTGTCCAAACGTGTGACCGTGAGCAATACTGACGGGATGTCCCAGCTCCTGATTCCCAGTGCTGAGCGTTCTGATAGCGGGATCTACACCATCATAGTCAAGAACATAGTGGGTCAGGAGACGTTTAGTGTGGAGATCAGAGTGACGG ATGATCCAAAGCCACCTGGCCCAGTGGAGCTGGAAGAAAATGTCCCTGGCACACTGACAATTTCTTGGGAACCATCTCCTGATGAGAAACGAGATAATCACTTGCACTATATGGTGATGAAACGGGACTCCGTCAAACGCACCTGGCATACAGTAGCTGACCGCTTGTTCAACAACAACTTCACAGCAGTCAACATCATGCCAGGAAGGGAATATAACTTTCGCGTGTGTGCCAAAAATGACATAGGCCTCTCAGAACCATCTGAGTCCCTGACATGGGGTGTTGTGAGAAAAAAAG AAAAATTCAGCCTCAACTTAGCCCCATCCAAACCTTGCAACTTTGACTCTGCTCCCATTTTCACGGTTCCCCTGAAGATGCACACTACGCCAGAGAAATATGAGTGCTACATGAGCTGTGCTGTGAGAGGAGACCCCATACCTCATGTCACCTGGTACCGCAACAACATCAGCCTCAACACTGACACCAATTACTACATCACTAACACCTGTGGAGTGTGCTCCATGCTCATCTTGAGAGTCGGTGCCAAAGACAACGGAGAATACAAAGTAGTGGCGGAAAACTCTTTAGGCCGTGCTGAGTGCAGCACACAGCTGACAATCTTAG agtGA
- the LOC122346420 gene encoding immunoglobulin-like and fibronectin type III domain-containing protein 1 isoform X2 translates to MKFTKSKEEEPTAPGQVAIRKRSKVPGVMITQFVKEIPAGKSHPDFTRKPIALTIQEGKLAVFKAIVTGDPTPTVTWARNNGDVSDPERYVALYDQVAGEHQLQMPNVGVDQADTYKCYSNNEYGRAIVTVTLNVIEVGFKKSKAMQEARLEQREKAAVDLKKTLRTRAEQKEEKKDGEVDEKFWELLLSADKKDYEHICTEYGVTDFRWMLKKLNEKKKEIEEQQSQYIEHLSNLRHIEIKTPGCAEFEFEMDLKDPSARIFLFKDGVMVPFNSDTDEKHCLRQVGRKFIFSVRGLSAEDAGLYQVDIEGVNVFSTDFKIPAVDFLVKIQEVKAVERQDAVFECVLSAPLPKMSWIGKNVALEQGEKYDISVSEDMLIHRLVVKDCMQVDKGIYAAVAGMKSCNAWLIVEADPDPNQRGKKGARKTTQAGGGGEDLIKIAAEQQEKLQKEREERMEQLKQIQAEQAAAKEAEKKAEEEKPATATPEPTKPKAKPKPKAKPKPEGAAEEPEVEEEHPEEEAAPQPPDEEAPSEEPRKRVRTGPLVPDTIIDPGVHFTSGLSDVHAIIGQSAEMVCKLSSEKCDGIWYKDGKEITATDDLKIVKDGAVHKLIVSNCTEDDSGKYRFEADGRKTEAMLVVEDPPRMNQDDLAKFSEPVIIKVGQNATFKMDFVGREPMKIQWYNEGEEMLEDNHIRIEKSDSHSRLLLVKCQRKDSGEIKLKLKNEFGTIEAFSRLIVLDKPTNPMGPVEVLEASSSCVEFKWKSPKDDGGSPIKNYYIERNQIGRNTWTKIGNIPGEPHYKDTDVDHGRKYCYRIRAVTEEGTSDVFETNDIQAGTKAFPGPPSTPKVVSAFKNCITLAWTPPTNTGGTNIVGYNMEKRKRGSNLWGQVNPPDEPIKGKQYDVKDVVEGMEYEFRVSAINFSGAGEPSTPSDFVIARDPKKPPGKVIDLKVTDSTYTSLSLSWTKPKEEEGVQDEAKGYFVELRPAENTEWGRCNSNPLISTSYTILGLKSMAMYWVRVVATNEGGDGEPRDLDNYIIAMPPPVRPNFTNRKMKSFMVMRAENSVRVNINYEASPMPTIIWLKDGMPVSKRVTVSNTDGMSQLLIPSAERSDSGIYTIIVKNIVGQETFSVEIRVTDDPKPPGPVELEENVPGTLTISWEPSPDEKRDNHLHYMVMKRDSVKRTWHTVADRLFNNNFTAVNIMPGREYNFRVCAKNDIGLSEPSESLTWGVVRKKRKIQPQLSPIQTLQL, encoded by the exons ATGAAATTTACAAAAAGCAAGGAAGAGGAGCCCACTGCTCCTGGGCAAG TGGCCATTAGGAAGCGATCTAAAGTCCCAGGAGTAATGATAACACAGTTTGTGAAGGAAATCCCAGCAGGAAAAAGTCATCCCGACTTCACCCGCAAACCCATTGCCTTAACTATTCAGGAAG GAAAGCTTGCCGTTTTCAAAGCTATCGTCACGGGAGATCCAACACCAACTGTGACATGGGCTCGAAACAATGGAGATGTATCTGATCCTGAAAGATATGTTGCTTTGTATGATCAAGTCGCAGGAGAACATCAATTACAG ATGCCCAATGTTGGAGTTGATCAAGCAGACACATATAAATGTTACTCAAATAATGAATATGGACGCGCTATAGTCACAGTCACGCTCAACGTAATTGAAG ttgggTTCAAGAAGAGCAAAGCAATGCAGGAAGCACGATTAG agcaACGAGAGAAAGCAGCAGTCGATTTAAAAAAGACCCTGAGGACCCG AGCCGAAcaaaaggaggagaagaaagatggagaagtTGATGAGAAATTCTGGGAACTGTTGCTGAGCGCTGATAAGAAAGATTACGAGCACATCTGCACTGAATACGGGGTGACTGACTTCCGCTGGATGTTGAAGAAACTGAAcgagaagaaaaaggaaatagAGGAGCAGCAGTCGCag TACATTGAACACCTGAGCAACCTGAGACATATTGAAATCAAGACGCCTGGATGtgctgaatttgaatttgagatGGATCTCAAAGATCCCAGTGCCAGAATTTTCCTCTTTAAG GATGGTGTGATGGTTCCATTTAACTCTGATACAGATGAGAAGCATTGTCTGCGTCAAGTCGGCAGGAAATTCATATTTAGTGTACGTGGTTTGAGTGCAGAAGATGCTGGATTGTATCAAGTCGATATTGAGGGGGTCAATGTCTTCTCCACTGACTTTAAAA TTCCAGCAGTAGATTTCTTGGTAAAGATTCAGGAAGTGAAGGCTGTGGAAAGACAGGATGCTGTGTTTGAGTGTGTCTTATCTGCTCCACTACCTAAGATGTCTTGGATAGGCAAGAACGTTGCCCTGGAACAGGGTGAAAAGTATGACATCTCTGTCTCTGAAGACATGCTAATCCATAGACTGGTGGTGAAGGACTGTATGCAAGTGGACAAAGGCATCTATGCAGCTGTGGCTGGAATGAAGTCTTGTAATGCCTGGCTGATAGTGGAGG CTGACCCAGATCCGAACCAAAGGGGCAAGAAGGGAGCACGCAAAACCACTCAAGCAGGAGGTGGAGGCGAAGACCTGATCAAGATTGCGGCAGAGCAGCAGGAGAAGCTGCAGAAGGAGCGCGAGGAGAGGATGGAGCAGCTGAAACAGATTCAGGCTGAACAGGCTGCTGCCAAAGAAGCGGAGAAAAAAGCGGAAGAAGAGAAACCAGCAACTGCTACACCAGAACCGACAAAACCAAAGGCAAAACCTAAACCCAAAGCCAAGCCTAAACCAGAAGGTGCAGCAGAAGAGCCAGAGGTGGAGGAGGAACATCCAGAAGAAGAAGCTGCTCCACAACCACCAGATGAAGAGGCACCAAGTGAGGAGCCAAGGAAGAGAGTGAGAACTGGGCCCTTGGTCCCAGACACCATTATTG ATCCAGGAGTTCACTTCACCAGCGGACTGTCAGATGTTCATGCCATAATTGGTCAGTCAGCTGAAATGGTGTGCAAACTCAGCAGTGAAAAGTGTGATGGCATTTGGTATAAGGATGGAAAAGAG ATAACAGCCACAGATGATCTAAAGATTGTCAAAGATGGAGCAGTCCATAAACTAATTGTATCAAACTGCACAGAGGACGACAGTGGAAAGTATCGCTTTGAGGCAGATGGACGTAAAACTGAGGCTATGTTGGTCGTGGAAG ATCCACCAAGGATGAATCAAGATGACTTGGCTAAATTCTCAGAGCCTGTGATAATCAAGGTTGGCCAAAATGCAACTTTCAAAATGGACTTTGTAGGTCGTGAGCCAATGAAAATACAGTGGTACAATGAGGGTGAGGAGATGCTTGAGGATAATCACATCAGGATTGAGAAGTCGGATAGTCACAGTCGCCTTCTACTTGTGAAATGTCAACGCAAAGACAGTGGAGAAATAAAGCTGAAGCTCAAAAATGAGTTTGGAACCATCGAGGCCTTTTCAAGGCTTATCGTTCTAG ATAAACCCACCAACCCAATGGGACCCGTTGAAGTATTAGAAGCCTCATCATCTTGTGTGGAGTTCAAGTGGAAATCCCCAAAGGACGATGGCGGTTCTCCTATAAAAAACTACTATATTGAGCGCAACCAGATTGGACGTAACACCTGGACAAAAATCGGAAATATCCCTGGAGAGCCCCATTACAAGGATACTGACGTGGACCATGGAAGGAAGTACTGCTATCGCATAAGGGCTGTGACTGAAGAGGGCACCAGCGATGTTTTTGAGACAAATGACATCCAGGCTGGCACTAAAG CATTTCCTGGACCACCATCTACACCTAAAGTGGTCAGTGCCTTTAAGAACTGCATCACTTTGGCATGGACACCTCCCACCAACACTGGTGGAACCAACATTGTTGGCTACAATATGGAGAAACGCAAACGGGGCAGCAACTTATGGGGTCAAGTGAACCCCCCTGATGAGCCAATCAAAg GCAAACAGTATGATGTGAAAGATGTTGTTGAAGGAATGGAATATGAATTTCGTGTGTCAGCCATCAACTTCTCTGGTGCTGGAGAACCAAGCACACCCTCTGATTTTGTGATAGCCAGAGATCCAAAAA AACCCCCTGGTAAAGTCATTGACCTGAAAGTCACAGACTCCACCTATACCTCTTTGTCTTTGAGTTGGACTAAACCGAAGGAAGAGGAAGGTGTCCAGGATGAAGCTAAAGGTTATTTTGTGGAATTAAGGCCAGCTGAGAACACAGAATGGGGTCGCTGCAACTCAAACCCACTTATTTCAACTTCCTATACAATTCTTGGCCTCAAGTCTATGGCTATGTACTGGGTCCGAGTGGTTGCAACCAATGAAGGAGGTGATGGGGAACCCCGAGATCTGGACAACTACATCATTGCCATGCCTCCACCTG TGAGGCCAAATTTCACCAATCGCAAAATGAAGAGCTTTATGGTCATGAGAGCTGAAAATTCAGTGCGGGTCAACATAAACTATGAG GCATCCCCAATGCCAACTATAATCTGGCTGAAAGATGGAATGCCTGTGTCCAAACGTGTGACCGTGAGCAATACTGACGGGATGTCCCAGCTCCTGATTCCCAGTGCTGAGCGTTCTGATAGCGGGATCTACACCATCATAGTCAAGAACATAGTGGGTCAGGAGACGTTTAGTGTGGAGATCAGAGTGACGG ATGATCCAAAGCCACCTGGCCCAGTGGAGCTGGAAGAAAATGTCCCTGGCACACTGACAATTTCTTGGGAACCATCTCCTGATGAGAAACGAGATAATCACTTGCACTATATGGTGATGAAACGGGACTCCGTCAAACGCACCTGGCATACAGTAGCTGACCGCTTGTTCAACAACAACTTCACAGCAGTCAACATCATGCCAGGAAGGGAATATAACTTTCGCGTGTGTGCCAAAAATGACATAGGCCTCTCAGAACCATCTGAGTCCCTGACATGGGGTGTTGTGAGAAAAAAA AGAAAAATTCAGCCTCAACTTAGCCCCATCCAAACCTTGCAACTTTGA